One Ignavibacterium album JCM 16511 genomic region harbors:
- a CDS encoding DUF5522 domain-containing protein — MNLDKNQLYKISRLNSNYPNYQQIIKLHKEAIENGQDIYFDPDTGFAVLTAEFLLKRGYCCGSGCRHCPYETNK; from the coding sequence ATGAATTTAGATAAAAATCAACTCTACAAGATATCAAGATTAAACAGCAACTATCCAAATTATCAGCAAATAATAAAACTCCACAAAGAAGCAATCGAAAATGGTCAGGATATTTACTTTGATCCTGACACAGGATTTGCTGTACTAACTGCAGAGTTCCTTCTGAAAAGAGGTTACTGCTGCGGAAGCGGTTGCAGACATTGTCCGTATGAAACAAACAAATGA